One window from the genome of Scyliorhinus torazame isolate Kashiwa2021f chromosome 3, sScyTor2.1, whole genome shotgun sequence encodes:
- the LOC140409449 gene encoding collagen alpha-1(XII) chain-like — protein sequence MIINGNETSQVLDNLNPDTLYDVSLTGIYSDKTESDEVSASERTLVRPAPSNLRFSNISANSLQIHWDHGSPDVDLYKLSWVPSGGTDKKEMIIHGNETSQVLDNLNPDTLYNVTLTAIYPDKTESDDVSASESTCDYKWE from the exons atgattataaatgggaatgagaccagccaggttttagataacctgaatcctgacaccttatatGATGTTTCCCTTACTGGCATATACTcagacaagacggaaagtgacgaagtctcagcctccgagcgtacat tagttcgcccagcaccatcaaacctacgcttctcgaacatcagtgcgaacagtttgcagatccactgggatcatggatcgccggatgtggacctctacaaactcagctgggttccatctgggggaacggacaaaaaagag atgattatacatgggaatgagaccagccaggttttagataacctgaatcctgacaccttgTACAATGTTacccttactgccatctacccagacaagacggaaagtgacgacgtctcagcctccgagagtacat gtgattataaatgggaatga